One Peromyscus leucopus breed LL Stock chromosome 20, UCI_PerLeu_2.1, whole genome shotgun sequence genomic region harbors:
- the Ndufb9 gene encoding NADH dehydrogenase [ubiquinone] 1 beta subcomplex subunit 9, translating into MALCAPPAYLTHQQKVLRLYKRALRHLESWCVHRDKFRYFACLLRARFEEHKNEKDMMKATQLLRAAEEEFWQNQHPQPYIFPDSPGGTSYERYECYKAPEWCLDYWHPSEKAMYPDYFSKREQWKKLRMESWDREVKQLQEETPPNGTLTEALPPARKEGDLPPLWWNIVTRPRERPT; encoded by the exons ATGGCGTTGTGCGCGCCCCCGGCCTACCTGACCCACCAGCAGAAGGTGCTGCGGCTGTATAAGCGCGCGCTGCGCCACCTCGAGTCCTGGTGTGTCCacag GGACAAATTCCGGtactttgcttgtttgttgagaGCCCGGTTTGAAGAACATAAGAATGAGAAGGATATGATGAAGGCCACACAGCTGCTGAGGGCTGCGGAAGAAGAATTCTGGCAGAATCAGCATCCTCAGCCATATATCTTCCCAGACTCTCCTGGGGGTACCTCCTACGAGAGATACGAATGCTACAAG GCTCCAGAATGGTGCTTAGATTACTGGCATCCTTCTGAGAAGGCAATGTATCCTGATTACTTTTCCAAGAGAGAGCAGTGGAAGAAACTGAGGATGGAAAGCTGGGATCGGGAG GTtaagcagctgcaggaggagACACCACCTAATGGTACTCTGACTGAAGCTTTGCCTCCCGCCAGAAAGGAAGGTGACTTGCCCCCACTGTGGTGGAATATTGTGACCAGACCTCGGGAACGGCCTACGTAG